One Cyclopterus lumpus isolate fCycLum1 chromosome 7, fCycLum1.pri, whole genome shotgun sequence DNA window includes the following coding sequences:
- the LOC117733872 gene encoding putative beta-lactamase-like 1, with translation MTCCFIWQYRMPKLKTGKVYQTNTFAVEEMCPLFPEPVPLTHPIPSLRGALERIDVLLRSSIHTPRLPAISAIVVLNDSVLWNGNFGKKNVSDPSSSAPNEYTVYRIASLSKIFPTLMLYKLWEDGLVDSLDDPLDKYADNFTIKDPLRKGGGPASSAVRTLGSHFPGLTLRRMAGQLSGLPRRLRSTNLLWNGDTEAALHLLQDDVLVAEPGTKCHYSNVAFSLLANILAQRVTGSDFESWVSDNILERLSMEDTGFNLNPAIQRQMAVGVYSNGQPVPLYDLGWYRPAGQMYSTAADMAKLMMAILGAYGGTLLRQDTLNTMLTPLFRCHSGYFANSTGTPWEINEQFGYDVVRKDGDLDGYAATFSLVPRLKLGLVVLMAGVRPADQDLVSQAYSFLIPAMERAFRNARRTLRPTPNSAPYVGFFTYRNMTFYEISVDSDGVLVMQQFGPQVDATVPSKYRTIRLDFLQDRVFRVVFESPYPCKLKVNSASVSLEAQDRQLFNFYLFNKKGVSPGFDSPGLNTYKVTRIAGRPYFTS, from the exons ATGACCTGCTGCTTCATATGGCAGTATAGGATGCCAAAGCTGAAGACAGGTAAAGTCTATCAGACCAACACATTT GCAGTAGAGGAGATGTGCCCTCTCTTTCCTGAGCCTGTGCCCCTCACACATCCCATCCCATCGCTGAGAGGGGCCTTAGAAAGG ATAGATGTACTCCTGAGGTCGAGCATTCACACCCCCAGGCTGCCAGCGATATCGGCCATCGTTGTTTTAAATGACTCGGTTTTGTGGAATGGAAACTTTGGCAAGAAGAATGTAAGCGATCCGTCCTCATCGGCACCCAATGAGTACACAGTGTACAG AATTGCGAGCCTCTCTAAGATCTTCCCCACGCTGATGCTATACAAGCTCTGGGAGGACGGCCTGGTGGACTCTCTGGACGACCCTCTGGACAAATACGCAGACAACTTTACCATTAAGGACCCTCTGAGGAAAGGTGGGGGGCCAGCATCCTCGGCAGTCAGGACCCTCGGCAGCCACTTCCCTGGACTCACCCTACGCAGGATGGCCGGCCAGCTCTCTG GGTTACCCAGAAGGTTACGGTCAACTAATCTCCTTTGgaatggagacacagaggcagccCTCCATTTGTTACAGGATGATGTCCTTGTGGCTGAGCCCGGCACCAA atGCCACTACAGCAATGTTGCTTTTTCCTTATTGGCCAACATCTTGGCCCAGAGGGTGACTGGCTCAGACTTTGAGAGCTGGGTGTCAGACAACATTCTAGAGCGGCTCAGCATGGAGGACACTGGTTTCAACTTGAATCCAGCCATTCAGAGGCAGATGGCTGTGGGTGTGTACAGCAACGGCCAGCCAGTTCCCCTCTACGACCTCGGCTGGTACCGACCTGCAGGCCAGATGTATTCCACAGCAGCTGACATGGCCAAGCTCATGATGGCTATTCTGGGTGCATACGGTGGAACCCTGCTCCGCCAGGACACCCTGAACACCATGCTGACCCCACTCTTCCGATGCCACAGCGGCTACTTTGCCAACTCCACCGGCACACCTTGGGAGATCAACGAGCAGTTTGGCTATGATGTGGTGAGGAAGGACGGCGACCTGGACGGTTATGCGGCCACCTTCTCCCTGGTGCCACGGCTTAAACTGGGACTGGTGGTCCTGATGGCTGGGGTTCGGCCTGCAGACCAGGACCTTGTGAGTCAGGCCTACAGCTTTCTCATCCCCGCAATGGAGAGGGCTTTTAGAAATGCTCGACGAACTCTCAGACCGACGCCCAACTCAGCTCCCTATGTGGGTTTTTTCACTTACAGGAATATGACCTTCTATGAGATTTCGGTGGACTCAGACGGGGTGCTGGTCATGCAGCAGTTTGGACCACAGGTGGACGCAACTGTCCCCTCCAAGTACCGAACTATTCGGCTAGATTTCCTGCAGGACAGGGTGTTCAGGGTGGTGTTTGAGAGCCCATACCCTTGCAAGCTGAAGGTTAACAGTGCCTCTGTCTCCCTGGAGGCACAGGACAGACAGCTTTTCAACTTTTACCTCTTTAACAAGAAAGGCGTGTCGCCAGGGTTTGATTCCCCGGGACTCAACACTTACAAAGTGACAAGGATAGCTGGCAGGCCATACTTTACTTCATAA